In the Harmonia axyridis chromosome 3, icHarAxyr1.1, whole genome shotgun sequence genome, one interval contains:
- the LOC123676431 gene encoding ADP-ribosylation factor-like protein 2: protein MGFLKVLRKMKQKEKEMRILMLGLDNAGKTTILKRFNGEAIDTISPTLGFNIKTLEHRNYKLNMWDVGGQKSLRSYWRNYFECTDGLIWVVDSADKRRLEDCRDELHALLKEERLLGATLLIFANKQDLQGACSAEEIKEILGLEEIKTHHWNIVWCSAVTGENLLKGIDWMIDDIACRIFTQD from the exons ATGGGTTTCTTAAAAGTGTTGAGAAAGATGAAGCAAAAGGAAAAAGAAATGAGAATACTGATGCTTGGTCTGGACAACGCTGGTAAAACAACAATTCTTAAACGTTTCAATGGTGAAGCAATCGACACAATATCTCCAACATTGGGTTTCAACATAAAAACCCTAGAACATAggaattataaattaaatatgTGGGATGTAGGAGGCCAAAAATCGCTTAGGTCTTATTGGAGAAATTACTTTGAATGCACAGATGGTCTGATATGGGTTGTCGACAGTGCTGATAAACGTAGACTCGAAGACTGCAG GGATGAACTACACGCTCTCCTTAAAGAAGAACGCCTTCTAGGTGCTACACTATTAATTTTTGCTAACAAACAAGATCTACAAGGAGCTTGCTCAGCAGAGGAAATAAAAGAAATCTTGGGTctagaagaaattaaaactcaCCATTGGAATATTGTTTGGTGCAGCGCAGTGACTGGAGAAAATTTATTGAAAGGTATCGATTGGATGATTGACGATATTGCTTGTAGAATATTCACACAAGATTAA